A genomic window from Parvularcula sp. LCG005 includes:
- a CDS encoding DUF1178 family protein yields MIKYALKCEDGHGFEGWFSNSADYDEQAEKHLLECPVCGTAAVEKALMAPSISTSRRTSSAPNADAVLEAFNESARRAKDYVEKNFDHVGKQFPEEARRIHYGETKDRPIYGEASPKEVSELREEGVTVAPLPEPIDAGAQKRKLN; encoded by the coding sequence ATGATCAAATATGCGTTGAAGTGTGAGGACGGCCACGGGTTCGAGGGCTGGTTCTCCAACAGTGCCGACTATGACGAGCAGGCTGAAAAGCACCTCCTCGAATGTCCGGTCTGCGGCACCGCCGCCGTTGAGAAGGCGTTGATGGCGCCGTCCATTTCAACATCGCGTCGGACGTCCTCAGCCCCCAATGCCGACGCCGTGCTCGAAGCCTTCAACGAAAGCGCTCGCCGCGCGAAAGACTATGTCGAAAAGAACTTCGACCATGTGGGCAAACAGTTCCCGGAAGAGGCGCGGCGTATTCACTACGGCGAAACGAAGGATCGCCCTATTTACGGCGAGGCGTCACCGAAAGAAGTCTCTGAGCTGCGCGAAGAAGGCGTGACGGTCGCACCGTTACCCGAACCGATTGATGCGGGCGCACAGAAGCGGAAGCTGAATTAG